In Chloroflexota bacterium, the DNA window CGGGAAACCGGCGGGCGGCTGCATCTCGCCCACATCTCGACGGAAGGATCCGTCGCGCTGCTCCGGATGGCGAAGCGCGACGGCCTGGACGTGACGGCGGAGGTCACGCCCCACCATCTCACCATGACGGACGCGTGGGTCTTGGGCCAGCGGAACGGCAAGGCGTCGGGCCGGCCTTACGACACCGCGACGAAGGTGAATCCGCCGCTTCGGGGGGAGTCCGACCGCCAGGCGCTCGTTGCCGCCCTGGCGGAGGGGCTCATCGACGTGATCGCGACCGACCACGCGCCCCATCGATCCATCGACAAGGATTGCACGTACGACGAAGCGGCGTTCGGCATCTCCGGCTTCGAGACGGCTCTGGGCTGCCTGACGCGGCTGGTGGACGACGGCCAACTGACAATGCTCGACGTCATCCGGCGCCTGACGTGGGAACCGTGCCGGATTTTCAATCTTCCCTACGGGCGGATTACCCCGGGCCTGCCGGCGGACATCGTGCTATTCGATCCGCGCGCTCAGTGGACGGTCGATGCGGCGCGGTTCCACTCAAAAGGAAAGAATACGCCCCTCGACGGCGAGACGCTGCGCGGCGCCGTCGTCGCGACGTTGGTCGGAGGGGACGTCGTGTACGAGCGGGGCACGGTGTGAGCGAGGCGCTCCTCGTCGACGCCGACGTCTGCCTGGCCCTCGAGGACGGCCGCGTTTTCTTCGGCCGGTCCTTCGGCGCCCCCATGCCAGCCGAAGGCGAGGTTGTCTTCAATACCAGCATGGCTGGCTACCAGGAGATCGCCACCGATCCCTCGTACCACGGGCAGATGGTGGTGCTCACCCATCCCCAGATCGGAAACTACGGCGCGCAGCGGATCGCGCGCGAATCGCGCCGGCCCTGGATCGCTGCGCTGATCGTCCGCGATCTGGCCGAGGAGCCCAGTCACTGGCAGTCGACGGGAAGCCTCCACGCGTTTCTCCTTGACGCCGGCGTGCCGGGGATTCAGGGAATCGATACGCGTGCGCTCACGCGGCACCTGCGAGACCACGGGACCATGCGGGCCGCGCTCGGTCCCATCGATCGCGCGCGCCCGATCGAGCCGCAGGCGGCAGATCTGGTCGAGCGCGCCCGCTCCGCGACGCCGCTCTCCGATAAGAACCTCGTGGCGCAAGCAAGCGATCCCGCAGGCGCCGCGGATCGAACGGATCGGCCCGTCGAGGCTGCGTCGGCCGATCGGGCCGGGCTCCGAATCGCCGTGGTGGACTGTGGCGTCAAGCACAACATCGTGCGGTCGCTCGCGGCGCGCGGCGTAGAGGTGTACCCGCTGTCATGGGACGCCACTGTCGAGGCCGTACTCGCCGCCGGCGCGGCCGGTGTGGTCGTCTCCAATGGGCCCGGGGACCCGGAGCGGATGGCGGGCGCCGCCGCCCTCACGCGCGAGCTGATGCGACGAACGGTCCCCTTGCTCGGGATCTGCCTCGGCCATCAGGTACTCGGGCTGGCAGCCGGGGGTTCGACGAGCCGTCTGAAATTCGGCCATCACGGCGGCAACCATCCGGTGCGTGACCTGTTGACGGATCGAATTCACATCACGTCGCAGAACCACGAATTTCAGGTCGACGCCGCCTCGATCCGCGAGGGGTCGGGCTTCTTCGTCAGCATGGTCAATCTGAACGATGGCTCGGTCGAAGGCCTCGCCCATCGGGAGCTTCCGGCGTTCTCGGTGCAGTATCACCCGGAGGGCTGCCCTGGGCCGCAGGACAATCAGTACATCTTCGAGCGGTTCCTCGACATGGTGGCGCGACCGGTGCCCGGCGCGGACGCTCTGAGCAGAGACATGGTGCCCGCCGATGGATAGCCGCGGCCCGACGTCGAAGAAGCCGGTCGACGTCCGCAAGGTGCTGGTCATTGGCTCCGGCCCGATCGTCATCGGCCAAGCCGCCGAGTTCGACTACGCCGGAACTCAGGCGTGCACGTCCCTTCGCGAGGAGGGCGTCTCCGTCGTCCTGATCAACTCAAATCCGGCGACGATCATGACGGACGTCGAAATTGCTGACGCGGTCTATATCGAGCCGCCTACTGTCCCGGTCATCGAGCGCATCATTCGCCGCGAGCGCCCCGACGGGCTGCTTCCGACCCTCGGCGGCCAAACAGGGCTGAACCTGGCCGTCGAGCTGGCGGAGGCGGGAGTCCTCGATCGGCATGGCGTCGAGCTGCTCGGGACCCCGCTGGACTCGATCCGCAAAGCGGAGGACCGGGAGCTCTTCAAGGAGCTCCTCATCGGAATCGGCGAGCCGGTCCCCGAGAGCGAAGTCGTGTCGGCTGTCGACGACGCGGTCGCCTTTGCCGAGCGGCTCTCATACCCGGTCGTCGTCCGCCCAGCGTTTACCCTCGGCGGGACGGGCGGGGGCATCGGACGGACGGAGCACGAGCTTCGTACCATCGTCGCCGGCGGGCTCGCCGCGAGCCCGATTCACCAGGTGCTTGTCGAGCGGTCGCTCATCGGGTGGAAAGAGATCGAATACGAGGTGATGCGCGACGGGGCAGACAACTGCATCACCATCTGCAACATGGAGAACCTCGATCCCATGGGCGTCCACACGGGCGACTCCATCGTGGTGGCGCCGAGCCAGACCCTGTCCGATTTCGAGTATCAAATGTTGCGCACCGCCGCGATCAAGATCATTCGTTCCCTGGGAATCCGCGGCGGCTGCAACGTTCAGTTCGCCCTCGATCCCCACTCCTTTGCGTACTTCGTCATCGAGGTGAACCCACGCGTCAGCCGCTCGTCGGCGCTCGCCTCGAAGGCCACCGGCTATCCCATCGCGCGCGTGGCCGCCAAGATCGCCATCGGTCGTCGCCTCGACGAGATCCCCAACGCCGTCACGGGGAAGACGACGGCCGCGTTCGAGCCGGCCCTCGATTACGTCGTCATGAAGGTGCCGCGGTGGCCCTTCGACAAGTTCGCGACGGGGGACCGGACGATCAATACGCAGATGAAGTCGACGGGCGAGGTCATGGCGATTGGCCGCTCGATCGAAGCGGCGCTCCAAAAGGCGGTGCGCTCGTTGGAGAACGGCGGGCGGAGCCTGTTGTGGGAAGAGCGGTCGTGGAGCGATGAGCATGGCCGCCCAACCGAGCAGCTCTTCGAGCAGATTCGTCAGCCCAACGACTTACGTCTGTGGGCGCTCGCCGCCGCTCTGCGCCGCGACGTCAGCGTGGAGCAGCTCGCCGAGATGTCCGGTTTCGATCCATTTTTTCTCCACAAGATTCGGCACATCGTCGCCGTCGAGCGCGAGCTGCTCCATGAGCCGCTCACCCCCGCGTTGATGTTCCGCGCGAAGCGCATGGGCTTCTCAGACAGCCAGATCGGAACCCTGGC includes these proteins:
- the carA gene encoding glutamine-hydrolyzing carbamoyl-phosphate synthase small subunit; amino-acid sequence: MSEALLVDADVCLALEDGRVFFGRSFGAPMPAEGEVVFNTSMAGYQEIATDPSYHGQMVVLTHPQIGNYGAQRIARESRRPWIAALIVRDLAEEPSHWQSTGSLHAFLLDAGVPGIQGIDTRALTRHLRDHGTMRAALGPIDRARPIEPQAADLVERARSATPLSDKNLVAQASDPAGAADRTDRPVEAASADRAGLRIAVVDCGVKHNIVRSLAARGVEVYPLSWDATVEAVLAAGAAGVVVSNGPGDPERMAGAAALTRELMRRTVPLLGICLGHQVLGLAAGGSTSRLKFGHHGGNHPVRDLLTDRIHITSQNHEFQVDAASIREGSGFFVSMVNLNDGSVEGLAHRELPAFSVQYHPEGCPGPQDNQYIFERFLDMVARPVPGADALSRDMVPADG